From the genome of Penaeus chinensis breed Huanghai No. 1 chromosome 37, ASM1920278v2, whole genome shotgun sequence, one region includes:
- the LOC125045535 gene encoding uncharacterized protein LOC125045535 isoform X1 yields MGTFQKFCLRWNNHTTNLLGTLGHILASEQHSDVTLCCQGEVWRLHKLVLCASSSHFEKLLGMLPPGQTPIVVLDGPHPQDVGSLIHFIYHGEVNVDQENLASLLRTAESLKIKGLAEVSSVTGGGGGAAEHKTPAGDTDRQRQHSRGRSRPSSRQSAPIYALGSEYPLGMYGLVSQAVVSPQTHVPDPMERDPSPLNLSFSGSLKNIHDETPQERQERRNRLDDLLYAATERSKKEERREARREAREAALREAAAARDGPIALTHDSGATLLPAPKRARTAEPPPPPRTGGLPAHPAFHIPLLNLTVPPGSGGGGHPPPHAAVPAQNPHSTEVIPHAEHVPTCLQQQQQDEQQEQADEVQELETIVTKPSPVKSEKFDVTSDASALEDPAVNSDESDTQSAPETPSDLSVMPHPQARTPTPTPNSIPPSSQLTCGAADEPNSSSSACGTPTAPSSAINGSSSAPSVTPPSDAGEEKVTPYFHSILRQVADGGSGGEANTTSAQRVTINMRTFKEEWRRQLLVDYDTRTNMSICMLCFTTFKSYDGPRKNTYVKHAKRFHPSLEEYSEEERDLIISMYEKYHKYDVDMQKEVNKSYRPILTTQPSRAANAIVALGKKGAKHCDIAAVIAGSNGLTGKAGAEGEGHDEGAEVVVSEAGAVKEEEAHHAQGKSRSHTPDSEISLEANEKLSDSFDAEEGREKLDNNNISAAQLSKRSQMNTRAKAAAAAAAAAAVTV; encoded by the exons ATGGGAACATTCCAGAAGTTCTGCCTCCGGTGGAACAACCACACCACGAATTTGCTAGGAACTTTAGGTCATATTTTAGCGTCAGAACAACACTCTGATGTCACCCTCTGTTGCCAAG GAGAAGTGTGGCGGCTGCACAAGCTGGTGCTGTGCGCGTCCAGCAGCCACTTCGAGAAGCTCCTGGGGATGCTGCCGCCGGGCCAGACGCCCATCGTGGTCCTGGACGGACCACACCCGCAGGACGTGGGGTCGCTCATCCACTTCATCTACCACGGCGAGGTGAACGTGGACCAGGAGAACCTGGCGTCGCTGCTGCGCACGGCCGAGAGCCTCAAGATCAAGGGCCTCGCCGAAGTGTCGTCCGTGaccggtggcggcggcggcgctgcTGAACACAAGACCCCCGCAGGCGACACCGACCGCCAGCGCCAGCACAGCAGAGGGCGCTCGCGACCCAGCAGCCGCCAGAGCGCGCCCATCTACGCCCTCGGCAGCGAATACCCGCTGGGCATGTACGGCCTGGTGTCACAGGCGGTGGTGTCGCCGCAAACGCACGTACCTGACCCCATGGAGCGCGACCCGTCGCCGCTCAATCTGTCGTTCAGCGGCTCGCTCAAGAACATCCACGACGAGACGCCCCAGGAGCGCCAGGAGCGCCGCAACCGCCTCGACGACCTCCTGTACGCCGCCACGGAACGCAGCAAGAAGGAGGAGCGGCGCGAGGCCCGGCGGGAGGCGCGCGAGGCGGCGCTgcgggaggcggcggcggcgcgcgACGGCCCAATCGCCCTCACGCACGATTCGGGCGCCACGCTGCTGCCGGCCCCGAAGCGCGCGCGCACCGccgagccgccgccgccgccgcggacGGGCGGCTTGCCCGCCCACCCGGCCTTCCACATCCCCCTCCTCAACCTCACCGTTCCCCCCGGCAGTGGCGGCGGCGGTCACCCCCCGCCGCACGCCGCCGTGCCCGCGCAGAACCCGCATTCCACAGAAGTAATACCTCATGCAGAACACGTGCCCACGTGcttgcaacagcagcagcaggatGAGCAGCAAGAGCAAGCAGACGAAGTGCAAGAATTAGAGACCATCGTCACAAAGCCATCGCCAGTCAAGTCCGAGAAATTCGACGTCACGAG CGACGCGAGCGCCCTGGAGGACCCGGCCGTGAACAGCGACGAGAGCGACACGCAGAGCGCCCCCGAAACGCCCAGCGACCTCAGCGTTATGCCGCACCCGCAGGCGAGaacgcctacgcccacgcccaaCAGCATCCCTCCATCATCTCAGCTCACCTGCGGCGCCGCGGACGAACCCAACTCGTCCTCGTCCGCGTGCGGCACGCCAACCGCTCCCTCCAGCGCCATCAATGGGTCGTCGTCAGCGCCGTCGGTCACGCCGCCGTCGGACGCAGGCGAGGAGAAGGTGACGCCGTACTTCCACAGCATCCTGCGCCAGGTGGCCGACGGAGGCAGCGGCGGGGAGGCCAACACGACAAGCGCGCAGAGAGTGACCATCAACATGAGAACCTTCAAG GAAGAATGGCGGAGGCAGCTCCTGGTCGACTACGACACCCGGACCAACATGAGCATCTGCATGCTGTGCTTCACCACCTTCAAGTCTTACGACGGCCCGAGAAAGAACACGTATGTGAAGCACGCCAAGCGCTTCCACCCGTCGCTCGAGGAGTACTCGGAGGAGGAGCGGGACCTCATCATTAGCATGTACGAGAAGTACCACAAGTACGACGTGGACATGCAGAAGGAAGTGAACAAGTCTTACAG ACCGATCCTAACCACGCAACCTTCCAGAGCTGCCAATGCCATCGTCGCCCTGGGCAAGAAGGGCGCCAAGCACTGCGACATCGCGGCCGTGATCGCGGGCTCGAACGGCCTCACGGGCAAGGCGGGCGCGGAGGGCGAGGGCCACGACGAGGGCGCGGAGGTCGTCGTGTCCGAGGCCGGCGCcgtcaaggaggaggaggctcaCCACGCGCAAG gCAAAAGTCGTTCGCACACTCCCGATAGTGAGATTAGCCTAGAAGCCAACGAGAAGTTATCGGACAGCTTCGAcgccgaggaagggagagagaagctgGACAACAACAACATCTCGGCGGCGCAGTTGTCGAAGCGCAGTCAGATGAACACCCGCGCCAAAGCCGCTGCCGCagccgccgctgctgctgccgTGACCGTGTGA
- the LOC125045535 gene encoding uncharacterized protein LOC125045535 isoform X2 translates to MGTFQKFCLRWNNHTTNLLGTLGHILASEQHSDVTLCCQGEVWRLHKLVLCASSSHFEKLLGMLPPGQTPIVVLDGPHPQDVGSLIHFIYHGEVNVDQENLASLLRTAESLKIKGLAEVSSVTGGGGGAAEHKTPAGDTDRQRQHSRGRSRPSSRQSAPIYALGSEYPLGMYGLVSQAVVSPQTHVPDPMERDPSPLNLSFSGSLKNIHDETPQERQERRNRLDDLLYAATERSKKEERREARREAREAALREAAAARDGPIALTHDSGATLLPAPKRARTAEPPPPPRTGGLPAHPAFHIPLLNLTVPPGSGGGGHPPPHAAVPAQNPHSTEVIPHAEHVPTCLQQQQQDEQQEQADEVQELETIVTKPSPVKSEKFDVTSDASALEDPAVNSDESDTQSAPETPSDLSVMPHPQARTPTPTPNSIPPSSQLTCGAADEPNSSSSACGTPTAPSSAINGSSSAPSVTPPSDAGEEKVTPYFHSILRQVADGGSGGEANTTSAQRVTINMRTFKEEWRRQLLVDYDTRTNMSICMLCFTTFKSYDGPRKNTYVKHAKRFHPSLEEYSEEERDLIISMYEKYHKYDVDMQKEVNKSYRAANAIVALGKKGAKHCDIAAVIAGSNGLTGKAGAEGEGHDEGAEVVVSEAGAVKEEEAHHAQGKSRSHTPDSEISLEANEKLSDSFDAEEGREKLDNNNISAAQLSKRSQMNTRAKAAAAAAAAAAVTV, encoded by the exons ATGGGAACATTCCAGAAGTTCTGCCTCCGGTGGAACAACCACACCACGAATTTGCTAGGAACTTTAGGTCATATTTTAGCGTCAGAACAACACTCTGATGTCACCCTCTGTTGCCAAG GAGAAGTGTGGCGGCTGCACAAGCTGGTGCTGTGCGCGTCCAGCAGCCACTTCGAGAAGCTCCTGGGGATGCTGCCGCCGGGCCAGACGCCCATCGTGGTCCTGGACGGACCACACCCGCAGGACGTGGGGTCGCTCATCCACTTCATCTACCACGGCGAGGTGAACGTGGACCAGGAGAACCTGGCGTCGCTGCTGCGCACGGCCGAGAGCCTCAAGATCAAGGGCCTCGCCGAAGTGTCGTCCGTGaccggtggcggcggcggcgctgcTGAACACAAGACCCCCGCAGGCGACACCGACCGCCAGCGCCAGCACAGCAGAGGGCGCTCGCGACCCAGCAGCCGCCAGAGCGCGCCCATCTACGCCCTCGGCAGCGAATACCCGCTGGGCATGTACGGCCTGGTGTCACAGGCGGTGGTGTCGCCGCAAACGCACGTACCTGACCCCATGGAGCGCGACCCGTCGCCGCTCAATCTGTCGTTCAGCGGCTCGCTCAAGAACATCCACGACGAGACGCCCCAGGAGCGCCAGGAGCGCCGCAACCGCCTCGACGACCTCCTGTACGCCGCCACGGAACGCAGCAAGAAGGAGGAGCGGCGCGAGGCCCGGCGGGAGGCGCGCGAGGCGGCGCTgcgggaggcggcggcggcgcgcgACGGCCCAATCGCCCTCACGCACGATTCGGGCGCCACGCTGCTGCCGGCCCCGAAGCGCGCGCGCACCGccgagccgccgccgccgccgcggacGGGCGGCTTGCCCGCCCACCCGGCCTTCCACATCCCCCTCCTCAACCTCACCGTTCCCCCCGGCAGTGGCGGCGGCGGTCACCCCCCGCCGCACGCCGCCGTGCCCGCGCAGAACCCGCATTCCACAGAAGTAATACCTCATGCAGAACACGTGCCCACGTGcttgcaacagcagcagcaggatGAGCAGCAAGAGCAAGCAGACGAAGTGCAAGAATTAGAGACCATCGTCACAAAGCCATCGCCAGTCAAGTCCGAGAAATTCGACGTCACGAG CGACGCGAGCGCCCTGGAGGACCCGGCCGTGAACAGCGACGAGAGCGACACGCAGAGCGCCCCCGAAACGCCCAGCGACCTCAGCGTTATGCCGCACCCGCAGGCGAGaacgcctacgcccacgcccaaCAGCATCCCTCCATCATCTCAGCTCACCTGCGGCGCCGCGGACGAACCCAACTCGTCCTCGTCCGCGTGCGGCACGCCAACCGCTCCCTCCAGCGCCATCAATGGGTCGTCGTCAGCGCCGTCGGTCACGCCGCCGTCGGACGCAGGCGAGGAGAAGGTGACGCCGTACTTCCACAGCATCCTGCGCCAGGTGGCCGACGGAGGCAGCGGCGGGGAGGCCAACACGACAAGCGCGCAGAGAGTGACCATCAACATGAGAACCTTCAAG GAAGAATGGCGGAGGCAGCTCCTGGTCGACTACGACACCCGGACCAACATGAGCATCTGCATGCTGTGCTTCACCACCTTCAAGTCTTACGACGGCCCGAGAAAGAACACGTATGTGAAGCACGCCAAGCGCTTCCACCCGTCGCTCGAGGAGTACTCGGAGGAGGAGCGGGACCTCATCATTAGCATGTACGAGAAGTACCACAAGTACGACGTGGACATGCAGAAGGAAGTGAACAAGTCTTACAG AGCTGCCAATGCCATCGTCGCCCTGGGCAAGAAGGGCGCCAAGCACTGCGACATCGCGGCCGTGATCGCGGGCTCGAACGGCCTCACGGGCAAGGCGGGCGCGGAGGGCGAGGGCCACGACGAGGGCGCGGAGGTCGTCGTGTCCGAGGCCGGCGCcgtcaaggaggaggaggctcaCCACGCGCAAG gCAAAAGTCGTTCGCACACTCCCGATAGTGAGATTAGCCTAGAAGCCAACGAGAAGTTATCGGACAGCTTCGAcgccgaggaagggagagagaagctgGACAACAACAACATCTCGGCGGCGCAGTTGTCGAAGCGCAGTCAGATGAACACCCGCGCCAAAGCCGCTGCCGCagccgccgctgctgctgccgTGACCGTGTGA
- the LOC125045535 gene encoding uncharacterized protein LOC125045535 isoform X3, with the protein MGTFQKFCLRWNNHTTNLLGTLGHILASEQHSDVTLCCQGEVWRLHKLVLCASSSHFEKLLGMLPPGQTPIVVLDGPHPQDVGSLIHFIYHGEVNVDQENLASLLRTAESLKIKGLAEVSSVTGGGGGAAEHKTPAGDTDRQRQHSRGRSRPSSRQSAPIYALGSEYPLGMYGLVSQAVVSPQTHVPDPMERDPSPLNLSFSGSLKNIHDETPQERQERRNRLDDLLYAATERSKKEERREARREAREAALREAAAARDGPIALTHDSGATLLPAPKRARTAEPPPPPRTGGLPAHPAFHIPLLNLTVPPGSGGGGHPPPHAAVPAQNPHSTEVIPHAEHVPTCLQQQQQDEQQEQADEVQELETIVTKPSPVKSEKFDVTSDASALEDPAVNSDESDTQSAPETPSDLSVMPHPQARTPTPTPNSIPPSSQLTCGAADEPNSSSSACGTPTAPSSAINGSSSAPSVTPPSDAGEEKVTPYFHSILRQVADGGSGGEANTTSAQRVTINMRTFKEEWRRQLLVDYDTRTNMSICMLCFTTFKSYDGPRKNTYVKHAKRFHPSLEEYSEEERDLIISMYEKYHKYDVDMQKEVNKSYRPILTTQPSRAANAIVALGKKGAKHCDIAAVIAGSNGLTGKAGAEGEGHDEGAEVVVSEAGAVKEEEAHHAQETVTEEECRVRRFDSFLGTVSTLPPGPAKAWRQKSFAHSR; encoded by the exons ATGGGAACATTCCAGAAGTTCTGCCTCCGGTGGAACAACCACACCACGAATTTGCTAGGAACTTTAGGTCATATTTTAGCGTCAGAACAACACTCTGATGTCACCCTCTGTTGCCAAG GAGAAGTGTGGCGGCTGCACAAGCTGGTGCTGTGCGCGTCCAGCAGCCACTTCGAGAAGCTCCTGGGGATGCTGCCGCCGGGCCAGACGCCCATCGTGGTCCTGGACGGACCACACCCGCAGGACGTGGGGTCGCTCATCCACTTCATCTACCACGGCGAGGTGAACGTGGACCAGGAGAACCTGGCGTCGCTGCTGCGCACGGCCGAGAGCCTCAAGATCAAGGGCCTCGCCGAAGTGTCGTCCGTGaccggtggcggcggcggcgctgcTGAACACAAGACCCCCGCAGGCGACACCGACCGCCAGCGCCAGCACAGCAGAGGGCGCTCGCGACCCAGCAGCCGCCAGAGCGCGCCCATCTACGCCCTCGGCAGCGAATACCCGCTGGGCATGTACGGCCTGGTGTCACAGGCGGTGGTGTCGCCGCAAACGCACGTACCTGACCCCATGGAGCGCGACCCGTCGCCGCTCAATCTGTCGTTCAGCGGCTCGCTCAAGAACATCCACGACGAGACGCCCCAGGAGCGCCAGGAGCGCCGCAACCGCCTCGACGACCTCCTGTACGCCGCCACGGAACGCAGCAAGAAGGAGGAGCGGCGCGAGGCCCGGCGGGAGGCGCGCGAGGCGGCGCTgcgggaggcggcggcggcgcgcgACGGCCCAATCGCCCTCACGCACGATTCGGGCGCCACGCTGCTGCCGGCCCCGAAGCGCGCGCGCACCGccgagccgccgccgccgccgcggacGGGCGGCTTGCCCGCCCACCCGGCCTTCCACATCCCCCTCCTCAACCTCACCGTTCCCCCCGGCAGTGGCGGCGGCGGTCACCCCCCGCCGCACGCCGCCGTGCCCGCGCAGAACCCGCATTCCACAGAAGTAATACCTCATGCAGAACACGTGCCCACGTGcttgcaacagcagcagcaggatGAGCAGCAAGAGCAAGCAGACGAAGTGCAAGAATTAGAGACCATCGTCACAAAGCCATCGCCAGTCAAGTCCGAGAAATTCGACGTCACGAG CGACGCGAGCGCCCTGGAGGACCCGGCCGTGAACAGCGACGAGAGCGACACGCAGAGCGCCCCCGAAACGCCCAGCGACCTCAGCGTTATGCCGCACCCGCAGGCGAGaacgcctacgcccacgcccaaCAGCATCCCTCCATCATCTCAGCTCACCTGCGGCGCCGCGGACGAACCCAACTCGTCCTCGTCCGCGTGCGGCACGCCAACCGCTCCCTCCAGCGCCATCAATGGGTCGTCGTCAGCGCCGTCGGTCACGCCGCCGTCGGACGCAGGCGAGGAGAAGGTGACGCCGTACTTCCACAGCATCCTGCGCCAGGTGGCCGACGGAGGCAGCGGCGGGGAGGCCAACACGACAAGCGCGCAGAGAGTGACCATCAACATGAGAACCTTCAAG GAAGAATGGCGGAGGCAGCTCCTGGTCGACTACGACACCCGGACCAACATGAGCATCTGCATGCTGTGCTTCACCACCTTCAAGTCTTACGACGGCCCGAGAAAGAACACGTATGTGAAGCACGCCAAGCGCTTCCACCCGTCGCTCGAGGAGTACTCGGAGGAGGAGCGGGACCTCATCATTAGCATGTACGAGAAGTACCACAAGTACGACGTGGACATGCAGAAGGAAGTGAACAAGTCTTACAG ACCGATCCTAACCACGCAACCTTCCAGAGCTGCCAATGCCATCGTCGCCCTGGGCAAGAAGGGCGCCAAGCACTGCGACATCGCGGCCGTGATCGCGGGCTCGAACGGCCTCACGGGCAAGGCGGGCGCGGAGGGCGAGGGCCACGACGAGGGCGCGGAGGTCGTCGTGTCCGAGGCCGGCGCcgtcaaggaggaggaggctcaCCACGCGCAAG AAACGGTCACTGAGGAGGAATGTAGAGTTCGTAGATTTGATTCTTTTCTTGGCACGGTGTCTACCCTCCCTCCTGGACCAGCAAAGGCCTGGAG gCAAAAGTCGTTCGCACACTCCCGATAG
- the LOC125045543 gene encoding negative elongation factor E-like: MVYLHFPSNMTEEEQMLQAKYQKLRRKKKALQALKAPKQEPEPLVPLKRPMEAKDAKEMAKKLIKSGAIKVPERPQPATEKTTFKRSMGLERKLSAADKAPSGYQPFSTSHPEEEIHESRQKSKPNLYESFVTARDREERGEFTRDGRGADGKPRQGHTIYVFGYNISEELLKKSFSTYGNIVNVNMEIEKNCGFVTFDKVESAEKAIAEMNGSMASGIQLKVSLARRQPVIDPINDASSSATWSTIAASHSQKGSHKDKRDLVTYDEVF; this comes from the exons ATGGTCTATCTTCACTTTCCTAGCAACATGACGGAGGAGGAGCAGATGCTTCAGGCGAAGTATCAGAAATTAAGACGAAAG AAAAAGGCACTGCAAGCTCTGAAAGCACCAAAGCAAGAACCAGAACCACTAGTGCCTCTGAAGCGACCAATGGAAGCAAAGGATGCCAAGGAAATGGCTAAGAAATTGATAAAATCAGGGGCTATCAAAGTACCCGAGCGACCTCAGCCAGCCACAGAGAAAACAACCTTCAAAAGATCTatg GGATTGGAGCGAAAGCTATCTGCAGCAGATAAGGCTCCCTCAGGATATCAACCATTTTCTACCTCACATCCAGAAGAAGAGATCCATGAGTCGAGGCAGAAATCAAAG CCAAACTTGTACGAGAGTTTTGTGACAGCACGAGACAGGGAGGAACGTGGAGAATTtacaagagatggaagaggggcaGATGGTAAACCCAGGCAAGGACATACTATATATGTCTTTGGATACAACATATCTGAGGAGCTACTTAAGAAATCTTTCTCTACCTATGGAAACATTGTTAATGTCAATATGGAAATTGAGAAGAA CTGTGGATTTGTCACATTTGATAAAGTGGAATCAGCAGAAAAGGCAATTGCTGAG ATGAATGGCAGCATGGCCTCTGGCATCCAGTTGAAGGTGTCCCTTGCTCGTCGGCAGCCTGTTATTGACCCGATTAAtgatgcttcttcttctgctacatGGTCTACCATTG CTGCCAGCCACTCGCAGAAGGGATCACACAAAGATAAGAGAGACCTTGTGACATATGATGAAGTCTTCTAA
- the LOC125045563 gene encoding pre-mRNA-splicing factor RBM22-like translates to MAMSKSTNTYNRQNWEDSDFPILCQTCLGDNPYVRMMRDRYGKECKICTRPFTVFRWCPGARMRFKKTEVCQTCAKIKNVCQTCLLDLEYGLPTQVRDSALSLADEMPKSDVNKEFYIQNMENKMAATSDGSTAGGVLGKTKTHSEMLLRLARTTPYYKRNRPHICSFWVKGECKRGEECPYRHEKPTDPDDPLADQNIKDRYYGVNDPVADKLLKRAAAMPRLEPPEDKSITTLYVGNLGDRIGEKELRDHFYQYGELRSVNVVAKQQYAFVQFTTRSAAELAAERTFNKLIIQGRRLNIKWGRSQARQGGLGIGGIDGLEGEEVAPQPLEPVPGLPTLPPPPEELQNNFFNLPSQAASIPLPPGQAPAVTGAPSIRPPMPPGQAPPRPPVPPPGGLPGGPPPVSGPLGPRPPPGVPPAPPGHLPPLQPPPFFPPHLRAPLRPPPGVRPPTYFPQPPPIPGVGPPPPLTHGIIHYPSQDPTQMGANPDKK, encoded by the exons ATGGCTATGTCCAAGTCAACCAACACTTATAATCGACAAAACTGGGAAGATTCG GATTTTCCAATCCTATGCCAGACATGCCTGGGCGACAATCCTTATGTGCGAATGATGAGGGACAGATACGGCAAGGAGTGCAAGATATGCACACGACCCTTCACTGTCTTTAGATG GTGTCCAGGAGCAAGAATGAGATTCAAGAAGACGGAGGTGTGCCAGACCTGTGCCAAAATCAAGAATGTATGCCAGACCTGCCTTCTAGATCTGGAGTATGGGCTCCCCACTCAG GTACGAGACTCAGCTCTTAGCCTAGCAGATGAGATGCCAAAGAGTGATGTCAATAAAGAGTTCTACATCCAGAACATGGAGAATAAGATGGCAGCTACATCTGATGGTAGCACAGCAGGAGGGGTTCTaggcaaaacaaaaacacattcagAGATGCTCCTGCGTCTGGCTCGCACAACGCCATACTACAAGCGGAACCGGCCCCACATTTGCTCATTCTGGGTGAAGGGTGAATGCAAACGAGGTGAAGAGTGTCCCTATCGGCATGAGAAGCCCACTGACCCTGATGACCCTCTGGCTGATCAGAATATCAAGGACCGTTACTATGGTGTTAATGATCCTGTTGCTGACAAGCTACTGAAGAGGGCTGCAGCCATGCCCAGGCTGGAACCCCCAGAGGACAAGTCCATCACTACATTGTATGTGGGTAACTTGGGTGACAGGATTGGTGAGAAGGAGTTGCGAGACCACTTCTACCAGTATGGGGAACTACGCAGTGTAAACGTGGTGGCTAAGCAGCAGTATGCCTTTGTGCAATTCACCACACGTTCTGCTGCAGAACTTGCTGCAGAACGTACCTTCAACAAACTTATCATTCAGGGGAGGCGGCTCAACATAAAATGGGGCCGGTCGCAGGCCAGACAGGGTGGTCTTGGCATTGGGGGCATTGATGGTcttgagggagaggaggttgcTCCACAACCTTTGGAGCCAGTTCCTGGTCTGCCCACACTACCTCCACCTCCAGAGGAACTTCAGAACAACTTCTTCAATCTACCCTCGCAGGCAGCCAGCATACCACTCCCACCAGGACAGGCACCAGCTGTCACTGGGGCACCATCAATCCGACCCCCTATGCCTCCGGGCCAAGCTCCTCCCAGACCTCCTGTTCCCCCTCCAGGAGGCCTCCCAGGAGGCCCTCCACCTGTGAGTGGTCCCCTTGGCCCACGTCCACCCCCAGGggttcctcctgctcctccaggcCACCTGCCACCCCTCCagccccctcctttcttccccccacaCCTTCGTGCCCCACTTCGCCCCCCACCAGGAGTTCGCCCTCCAACATACTTCCCCCAGCCACCTCCCATCCCAGGTGTaggaccccctcctcccctcacacatGGCATCATCCACTACCCCTCGCAAGATCCCACACAAATGGGGGCCAATCCAGACaagaaatag